A stretch of Panulirus ornatus isolate Po-2019 chromosome 36, ASM3632096v1, whole genome shotgun sequence DNA encodes these proteins:
- the LOC139760387 gene encoding uncharacterized protein isoform X4, with protein MGNAGAIIQGSQPPVLATASTSAPPLQPGHQPIASGGDVHICGACGSQFTEIKEFVAHKRQGCQANSSVGTATNVPQPQLQSPSAVHQTHHANSSVMGVPVGMPHVILQTASGPPQMYRIVLEPSVATSSSQNTSLQGPAPILAQALSGGPVPHLTSSLGHHPHSHSHAHHSPHSQQEGTVSQVVGGTSATNGASNGSLLQLAPVGETWHTGGSPTLATSNTVEREGNAVIDGTGQRRVLVEGAQGDRPLEGNPSGGSSGTPAGSVERRGGMEGDTGGATTSTSMHTEEEDVATFLATQLASQAAPPHTTASVSEQVMSSVVNGVQQSSEGQLHYTSAPTQPHQHQQLQLGIQQHHQANAYGSGVRASGSVRRPIKGTIEESSNSNVNVESKADVLGACPKETLVVHDGIHKEKACPEKDCNFTTSHNKDLHRHIRKHTGEKPYRCEECGTCFSRGDKLKVHSRIHSNIRPYWCQEPGCHYRAIDSGSLRKHMRTHTNERPYRCQLCPYSARDGSQLTVHLRTHTGDTPFQCMIENCSAAFKTSSDLRRHERLHTGLKPYKCSACDYACAIKSNLTVHMRLNHFKGAKFSCTKCDFLGNSRKQLKDHEKSHANVLLQCELCDHVSTSATGLRQHMLIHSQEKPFQCRYCSFTCKTTGNLRYHVRNKHGCDVSGRKRGNPGNGGVGGRGRNSTSGGSGAGRRASRPSCYRSFKCSECGSGFVREDSYRSHMRQHEKHKMAQAISGKMEPDVFSVVVQDEGLIGVDQPAGPDDPTATGGGVSTFQAVHRIPSDYLQPGTLISQSAVAGGTGSQGNENVNGYSSYVITIDGISTVFSSPVRLAGNAVTTETGDPLPGTVQVITGDLITSPGSKVSTGHQTYDLNEDDKSAAPQHRYEITQQDKVSQTQHLYDLTPGDKVDHSQPTFNPSQEQVDAGSGREYTAHSASQDMQQTVLVEEQQQNIDDDLDNPIQVHNLSAKPKTE; from the exons CCATCATTCAAGGCAGCCAACCTCCAGTCTTAGCGACAGCTTCTACCTCTGCCCCTCCTTTGCAACCTGGTCACCAGCCCATTGCAAGTGGGGGCGATGTACACATATGCGGTGCATGTGGATCACAGTTTACAGAAATCAAGGAATTTGTGGCACACAAGAGGCAGGGATGTCAGGCTAATAGCAGTGTGGGAACAGCAACCAATGTGCCACAGCCTCAGTTGCAATCACCCTCGGCCGTCCACCAGACTCATCATGCTAACAGCTCAGTG ATGGGTGTGCCTGTAGGAATGCCACATGTCATCTTACAAACTGCATCAGGACCACCACAGATGTATCGCATTGTTTTAGAGCCCAGTGTGGCCACCTCTTCATCTCAGAATACCTCTCTTCAGGGTCCAGCTCCCATCTTGGCTCAGGCTTTGTCTGGAGGGCCTGTTCCACATCTTACATCCAGCCTAGGTCATCATCCCCATAGTCACAGTCATGCACATCACAGCCCTCACTCGCAACAG GAAGGAACTGTAAGCCAGGTGGTTGGGGGGACTTCAGCAACGAATGGAGCATCAAATGGTTCTCTCTTGCAATTAGCACCTGTAGGGGAAACATGGCACACTGGTGGATCACCTACATTAGCAACTTCAAACACTGTTGAGAGAGAAGGGAATGCAGTTATTGATGGAACAGGACAAAGAAGAGTGCTGGTGGAGGGAGCACAAGGGGATAGACCTTTAGAAGGTAATCCAAGTGGAGGGAGTAGTGGGACCCCAGCAGGATCagtggaaagaagaggaggaatggagggGGACACAGGTGGGGCAACTACTTCCACCAGTATGcacactgaggaggaggatgttgccaCATTCCTAGCTACCCAGCTGGCTAGTCaggcagcaccaccacacaccactg CTAGTGTAAGTGAGCAGgtgatgtcaagtgttgtgaATGGAGTGCAGCAAAGTAGTGAAGGTCAGCTTCACTACACATctgcacccacccaaccccatcaGCACCAGCAGCTCCAGCTTGGCATTCAACAACATCACCAGGCAA ATGCATATGGAAGTGGGGTTCGAGCTTCAGGATCTGTGCGCAGACCAATTAAAGGGACAATAGAAGAATCTTCAAACTCAAATGTGAATGTTGAAAGCAAAGCTGATGTCCTTGGTGCTTGCCCAAAAGAG ACTTTAGTGGTTCATGATGGAATTCACAAGGAGAAGGCTTGCCCAGAGAAAGACTGCAATTTCACCACCTCTCATAACAAAGACCTTCACCGACATATACGGAAACATACTG GAGAAAAGCCATACCGGTGTGAGGAATGTGGAACTTGTTTCTCACGAGGGGATAAGCTTAAAGTGCATTCTCGAATCCACTCCAACATTCGACCTTACTGGTGCCAAGAGCCAGGTTGCCATTATCGTGCCATTGACTCAGGCAGTCTTAGGAAGCACATGAGAACTCATACAAATGAACGACCCTATAG ATGCCAATTATGTCCATACAGTGCCAGAGATGGTTCTCAGCTGACAGTTCATCTTAGAACACATACAG GAGACACACCATTTCAATGTATGATAGAAAACTGCTCTGCTGCTTTCAAGACAAGTTCTGATCTCCGCCGTCATGAAAGACTTCACACTGGTTTAAAACCATACAAGTGTTCAGCTTGTGATTATGCCTGTGCTATCAAAT CTAATCTGACAGTACACATGAGACTGAATCACTTCAAAGGGGCTAAGTTCAGCTGCACCAAGTGTGACTTTCTTGGCAACAGTCGTAAACAGTTAAAGGACCACGAGAAATCCCATGCAA ATGTGTTGTTACAATGTGAGTTGTGTGATCATGTAAGCACAAGTGCTACAGGGCTTAGACAACACATGCTAATACATTCCCAGGAGAAACCTTTTCAGTGCCGATACTGCTCTTTTACTTGTAAGACTACTG GTAATCTCCGTTATCACGTTCGAAATAAACATGGTTGTGATGTATCTGGTCGTAAACGAGGTAACCCTGGCAatggtggtgtaggaggcagaGGACGGAATAGTACAAGCGGAGGTAGTGGTGCGGGAAGGAGGGCCAGTAGACCATCATGTTACCGCAGCTTTAAGTGTAGTGAATGTGGTAGTGGATTTGTGCGAGAGGACTCATACCG ATCACATATGAGGCAGCATGAAAAACACAAGATGGCCCAAGCTATATCAGGGAAAATGGAACCAGATGTCTTCAGTGTTGTTGTGCAG GATGAAGGTCTGATTGGTGTGGACCAACCAGCTGGCCCAGATGACCCAACAGCTACAGGTGGAGGTGTTTCCACTTTCCAGGCCGTTCACAGAATACCATCTGATTATTTACAACCAGGAACATTAATATCTCAAAGTGCT GTTGCAGGTGGTACAGGGAGTCAAGGTAATGAAAACGTCAATGGTTACAGCTCTTACGTTATCACAATTGATGGAATATCTACTGTTTTCTCTAGCCCAGTGCGTTTAGCAGGTAACGCAGTCACCACAGAGACAGGAGATCCATTACCTGGAACAGTTCAGGTCATAACAGGTGATCTCATTACTTCACCCGGTTCTAAagtttcaactggtcatcaaacTTATGATCTAAATGAAGATGACAAATCAGCTGCTCCCCAACACAGGTATGAAATAACACAGCAGGACAAAGTCAGCCAAACACAACACCTTTATGACTTGACCCCTGGGGATAAGGTTGATCATAGTCAGCCAACATTTAACCCTTCTCAAGAACAGGTAGATGCAGGGTCAGGTAGGGAGTATACAGCTCACTCTGCCTCACAAGATATGCAACAAACTGTACTTgttgaggaacagcagcagaatattgatgatgatttggATAATCCTATCCAGGTACATAATCTGTCTGCTAAACCTAAAACGGAATGA
- the LOC139760387 gene encoding uncharacterized protein isoform X5: protein MGVPVGMPHVILQTASGPPQMYRIVLEPSVATSSSQNTSLQGPAPILAQALSGGPVPHLTSSLGHHPHSHSHAHHSPHSQQEGTVSQVVGGTSATNGASNGSLLQLAPVGETWHTGGSPTLATSNTVEREGNAVIDGTGQRRVLVEGAQGDRPLEGNPSGGSSGTPAGSVERRGGMEGDTGGATTSTSMHTEEEDVATFLATQLASQAAPPHTTASVSEQVMSSVVNGVQQSSEGQLHYTSAPTQPHQHQQLQLGIQQHHQANAYGSGVRASGSVRRPIKGTIEESSNSNVNVESKADVLGACPKETLVVHDGIHKEKACPEKDCNFTTSHNKDLHRHIRKHTGEKPYRCEECGTCFSRGDKLKVHSRIHSNIRPYWCQEPGCHYRAIDSGSLRKHMRTHTNERPYRCQLCPYSARDGSQLTVHLRTHTGDTPFQCMIENCSAAFKTSSDLRRHERLHTGLKPYKCSACDYACAIKSNLTVHMRLNHFKGAKFSCTKCDFLGNSRKQLKDHEKSHANVLLQCELCDHVSTSATGLRQHMLIHSQEKPFQCRYCSFTCKTTGNLRYHVRNKHGCDVSGRKRGNPGNGGVGGRGRNSTSGGSGAGRRASRPSCYRSFKCSECGSGFVREDSYRSHMRQHEKHKMAQAISGKMEPDVFSVVVQDEGLIGVDQPAGPDDPTATGGGVSTFQAVHRIPSDYLQPGTLISQSAVAGGTGSQGNENVNGYSSYVITIDGISTVFSSPVRLAGNAVTTETGDPLPGTVQVITGDLITSPGSKVSTGHQTYDLNEDDKSAAPQHRYEITQQDKVSQTQHLYDLTPGDKVDHSQPTFNPSQEQVDAGSGREYTAHSASQDMQQTVLVEEQQQNIDDDLDNPIQVHNLSAKPKTE, encoded by the exons ATGGGTGTGCCTGTAGGAATGCCACATGTCATCTTACAAACTGCATCAGGACCACCACAGATGTATCGCATTGTTTTAGAGCCCAGTGTGGCCACCTCTTCATCTCAGAATACCTCTCTTCAGGGTCCAGCTCCCATCTTGGCTCAGGCTTTGTCTGGAGGGCCTGTTCCACATCTTACATCCAGCCTAGGTCATCATCCCCATAGTCACAGTCATGCACATCACAGCCCTCACTCGCAACAG GAAGGAACTGTAAGCCAGGTGGTTGGGGGGACTTCAGCAACGAATGGAGCATCAAATGGTTCTCTCTTGCAATTAGCACCTGTAGGGGAAACATGGCACACTGGTGGATCACCTACATTAGCAACTTCAAACACTGTTGAGAGAGAAGGGAATGCAGTTATTGATGGAACAGGACAAAGAAGAGTGCTGGTGGAGGGAGCACAAGGGGATAGACCTTTAGAAGGTAATCCAAGTGGAGGGAGTAGTGGGACCCCAGCAGGATCagtggaaagaagaggaggaatggagggGGACACAGGTGGGGCAACTACTTCCACCAGTATGcacactgaggaggaggatgttgccaCATTCCTAGCTACCCAGCTGGCTAGTCaggcagcaccaccacacaccactg CTAGTGTAAGTGAGCAGgtgatgtcaagtgttgtgaATGGAGTGCAGCAAAGTAGTGAAGGTCAGCTTCACTACACATctgcacccacccaaccccatcaGCACCAGCAGCTCCAGCTTGGCATTCAACAACATCACCAGGCAA ATGCATATGGAAGTGGGGTTCGAGCTTCAGGATCTGTGCGCAGACCAATTAAAGGGACAATAGAAGAATCTTCAAACTCAAATGTGAATGTTGAAAGCAAAGCTGATGTCCTTGGTGCTTGCCCAAAAGAG ACTTTAGTGGTTCATGATGGAATTCACAAGGAGAAGGCTTGCCCAGAGAAAGACTGCAATTTCACCACCTCTCATAACAAAGACCTTCACCGACATATACGGAAACATACTG GAGAAAAGCCATACCGGTGTGAGGAATGTGGAACTTGTTTCTCACGAGGGGATAAGCTTAAAGTGCATTCTCGAATCCACTCCAACATTCGACCTTACTGGTGCCAAGAGCCAGGTTGCCATTATCGTGCCATTGACTCAGGCAGTCTTAGGAAGCACATGAGAACTCATACAAATGAACGACCCTATAG ATGCCAATTATGTCCATACAGTGCCAGAGATGGTTCTCAGCTGACAGTTCATCTTAGAACACATACAG GAGACACACCATTTCAATGTATGATAGAAAACTGCTCTGCTGCTTTCAAGACAAGTTCTGATCTCCGCCGTCATGAAAGACTTCACACTGGTTTAAAACCATACAAGTGTTCAGCTTGTGATTATGCCTGTGCTATCAAAT CTAATCTGACAGTACACATGAGACTGAATCACTTCAAAGGGGCTAAGTTCAGCTGCACCAAGTGTGACTTTCTTGGCAACAGTCGTAAACAGTTAAAGGACCACGAGAAATCCCATGCAA ATGTGTTGTTACAATGTGAGTTGTGTGATCATGTAAGCACAAGTGCTACAGGGCTTAGACAACACATGCTAATACATTCCCAGGAGAAACCTTTTCAGTGCCGATACTGCTCTTTTACTTGTAAGACTACTG GTAATCTCCGTTATCACGTTCGAAATAAACATGGTTGTGATGTATCTGGTCGTAAACGAGGTAACCCTGGCAatggtggtgtaggaggcagaGGACGGAATAGTACAAGCGGAGGTAGTGGTGCGGGAAGGAGGGCCAGTAGACCATCATGTTACCGCAGCTTTAAGTGTAGTGAATGTGGTAGTGGATTTGTGCGAGAGGACTCATACCG ATCACATATGAGGCAGCATGAAAAACACAAGATGGCCCAAGCTATATCAGGGAAAATGGAACCAGATGTCTTCAGTGTTGTTGTGCAG GATGAAGGTCTGATTGGTGTGGACCAACCAGCTGGCCCAGATGACCCAACAGCTACAGGTGGAGGTGTTTCCACTTTCCAGGCCGTTCACAGAATACCATCTGATTATTTACAACCAGGAACATTAATATCTCAAAGTGCT GTTGCAGGTGGTACAGGGAGTCAAGGTAATGAAAACGTCAATGGTTACAGCTCTTACGTTATCACAATTGATGGAATATCTACTGTTTTCTCTAGCCCAGTGCGTTTAGCAGGTAACGCAGTCACCACAGAGACAGGAGATCCATTACCTGGAACAGTTCAGGTCATAACAGGTGATCTCATTACTTCACCCGGTTCTAAagtttcaactggtcatcaaacTTATGATCTAAATGAAGATGACAAATCAGCTGCTCCCCAACACAGGTATGAAATAACACAGCAGGACAAAGTCAGCCAAACACAACACCTTTATGACTTGACCCCTGGGGATAAGGTTGATCATAGTCAGCCAACATTTAACCCTTCTCAAGAACAGGTAGATGCAGGGTCAGGTAGGGAGTATACAGCTCACTCTGCCTCACAAGATATGCAACAAACTGTACTTgttgaggaacagcagcagaatattgatgatgatttggATAATCCTATCCAGGTACATAATCTGTCTGCTAAACCTAAAACGGAATGA